In Pseudosulfitobacter pseudonitzschiae, the sequence TCATACGCGGAATGTTGGCCGCGCCAGAAAATGCCGGTCGTCTGGTTCAGATTTCCAGATCGGCGGGTTTTTTCCCGCCTGCAACCGCTTCGACATACCATTTCGGCTGTCGGCCTTTTCCGGTCCACGTTTGCGACGGATCATTCGGGTTTGCGAATTTCGGTTCGGATGGGCGTTTCGCTTTTCCCGCCTTTTTCGAACTGGCAGGGCCAGACAATTCCTCCAGAGAAAAACCGTACTCCGCAGCCGCTTTTTCTGCTGCCTTGCGCGCCTCGCGGCGGTCCCGGGTCTGAGCGTTCTTAATCGCCGCCTTTACGTCGACCAGAAGCTTTTCCAAGTCTTTGTGCGACATGGTCTTAAGATCAATGTTCATTTGATTGCCTTTCCTAAAGCACAAGCTTTATCCATCGCGCATTCCGGCGCAATTGGCAATACATTTGACATTGTCAAGTGGACTCGCGTATTTGGCGAATTTTTGTGTTTCTCGTAATAGGCGCATTGGATGGTTATTCGGCAGCCACAGCTTTTGGATCGACCAGAGTTACGATGTCATTCATTATAGTGTTCAATTCGAAGTCTTTAGGGGTATAGACACGCGCCACGCCAAAACCCTGGAGGCGTTTAGCATCTTCATCGGGAATAATGCCACCAACAATCACGGGAATGTGGCCCAAATCTGCAGCGCGCATTCTTTCCATCAAATCTTCGACCAGAGGCACGTGGCTGCCGGAAAGGATCGACAGGCCGACCACATGTGCGTTTTGCTCAAGTGCAGCGGTCACGATTTCTTCGGGGGTCAGGCGGATGCCGTCATAGGTGATGTCCATGCCGCAATCGCGGGCGCGCACAGCGATTTGTTCGGCTCCGTTCGAATGTCCGTCCAGTCCGGGTTTACCCACAAGGAATTTCAGGCGGCGGCCCAGCTTGTCGCTGACCGCGTCGACGGCACTGCGCAGGTCTTCCAGCCCTTCGGTTTTGTTCGACACCGATGCCGACACGCCCGTGGGGCCACGGTATTCCCCGAAGACGCTGCGCATCTGGGCGGCCCATTCGCCGGTGGTCACACCAGCACGGGCGGCGCTGATTGACGCTGGCATCACGTTTTCGCCCGTTGCTGCCGCGGTGCGCAATTCGGCCAGCGCGGCGTCGACCGCCGCCTGATCACGGCTGCTGCGCCATTCTTCCAGACGGGCGATCTGGTCGGCTTCAGTTGCAGGGTCCACGGTCATGATGCCACCGTCTTCGGTCATCAACGGCGATGGCTCGGAGTTGGTGTATTTATTTACGCCGACAACTACGGTTTCGCCCGCTTCGATCCGGCTTAGGCGGTCGGAATTGGATTGCACCAATTGCGCCTTCATATAGTCGATCGCATCAATTGCGCCGCCCATGCCATCAAGGTTGTCCAATTCGGCCCGTGCGCCCGCTTTCAATTCTTCGACCTTGGCGTCAACCGCAGGGTTACCATCAAACAGGTCGTCAAACTCTAGAAGATCGGTTTCAAACGCCAGGATTTGCTGCATCCGCATTGACCATTGCTGATCCCAAGGACGCGGCAGGCCAAGCGCTTCGTTCCAAGCGGGCAATTGAACCGCGCGGGCGCGTGCCTTTTTGGAAAGGGTGACCGCAAGCATTTCGATCAGAATACGGTAGACGTTGTTTTCAGGCTGCTGTTCGGTCAGCCCCAGCGAATTGACCTGCACGCCATAGCGAAAGCGCCGATACTTGGAATCTTCTACACCATAGCGGGTTGCGCAAATCTCGTCCCACAAATCGACAAAAGCGCGCATTTTGCACATTTCAGTCACAAATCGGATGCCGGCATTCACGAAAAACGAAATACGCCCAACTAATACGGGAAAATCTTCTGCCGGAACACGGGGTTTCAATTCATCCAGAACAGCCGTTGCAGTAGCCAGCGCAAAGGCCAATTCCTGTTCGGGCGTAGCACCCGCTTCTTGCAGGTGATAGGAACACACGTTCATCGGGTTCCATTTTGGTACATTAGTATAGCAATATTCGGCCACGTCCGCGATCATTTTCAACGACGGAGCAGGGGGGCAGATATAGGTGCCGCGGCTGAGATATTCCTTGATCAGGTCGTTTTGCACGGTGCCTTGCAGGCCCGTTACATCCGCACCCTGTTCTTCGGCCACCGCGATATAAAGCGCCAGCAGCCACGGCGCTGTCGCGTTGATGGTCATCGAGGTGTTCATCTGTTCCAGCGGAATGTCCTGAAACAACGCGCGCATATCGCCCAGATGTGCCACGGGCACGCCAACCTTGCCCACTTCGCCGCGCGCCAGAATATGATCGCTGTCGTAACCAGTCTGGGTGGGCAGATCAAAGGCGACGGACAGGCCAGTCTGGCCCTTTTCCAGATTTGACCGATACAGCGCATTCGACGCCTTGGCGGTCGAGTGGCCTGCGTAAGTACGGATAAGCCAGGGGCGGTCTTTTTGTGTCATCGAAGGGCCTCATGAATCTGCGTGGGCAATATTATTGCGTTGTGATCTAGCTATATGAAACTTTCGGGTAGTGTCAATTCGCTGCATTGCGGCGTAAACGCATTTGATCCGGTTCGCGCGATTGACCCGGCACAAAGCGCGCCGACGGTCTGTGATTGTGAAGTTGGTTGTTGTCCTAGGGCGTGTCCGCCTGCAAATGTGGTTGCATGACGCAAACCATTCAACTTCCGCTTTGGCTGTTTATCGTAATCGTGTTGTTTGCCATGGTCACCGCGCTCAGCCACTTTTTGTTGCCGTCGGTGCGGTGGTTTTTCCGGCGGCGTCTGGAAAAGGCTGTGGCGCGACTGAACACGCGTCTGACCCGTCCGATCGAGCCGTTCAAACTGGCGCGCAGGCACGATATGATCCAGCGTCTGGTCTATGACCCCAAGGTGACCCAAGCCATCGTTGAACACGCCCGCGCCGAAGGCGTTCCCGAAGCTGTCGCTTTCGAGCAAGCCAAGCGCTATGCCCGCGAAATTGTCCCAAGCTTCTCGGCCTTCACCTATTTTAGCTTTGGCATTCGCGCAGCGCGCTTTCTGGCCAACACTGTATATGATGTGCGCACCGGTTTGCTCAACGAAACGGCGCTTAAGAACGTGGCCCCCGACGCCACCGTTATCTTTGTGATGAACCATCGTTCTAACATGGATTATGTGCTGGTCACCTATCTGGCGGCGCGCGCTTCGGCGCTGTCCTATGCCGTGGGCGAATGGGCGCGGGTCTGGCCGCTGAGCGGTCTGATCAAGTCGATGGGAGCGTATTTCATTCGCCGCAAATCGCGTGGTCCGCTTTATCGCGGGGTTTTGCAGCGTTATGTGCAGATGGCCACAGCCGGTGGTGCCACGCAGGCGATTTTCCCCGAAGGAGGGCTTTCGCTGACAGGGCGCGTAATGCCTGCGAAGCTGGGCCTGCTCACATATGTAGTTGAGGCATGGGAGGAATCTGGCCGTGAGGTGGTATTTGTCCCCGTTGCGATCAACTATGATCGCGTGCTCGAAGATCGCATCCTGATTTCAGCCAACAAAGAAGGCAGCCGCCGTTTTCGCGCCCGGATTTCGGTGATCCTGTTCTATATCATACGCAAGGGCTGGCTGCGTTTGCTAGGCAAACATATGCGTTTTGGCGAGGCCGCAGTGGTGTTCGGCCAGCCGGTGGCCCTGTCCAGCTATGCACCAAAGCCGGACATAAAAGCGCTGGGGGTCGATCTGATGCGCCGAATTGAAAGCGAAATGCCGTTGTCCTTTGTGCCTTTGCTGTCGCGGGTGATGCTGCGTGCCTCGGGTCCACTGACCCATGAAGCCTTGCAGCAGGCGATACACACGGAAATACGCACCGCCAAGACCAACCTGCTGGTCACTCGGGAATCAATTCCAGCCATCAGCCTGAAGGCGGAAAAACATATGTTGCTGCGTGGGCTGATCACCGAAACCGATGGTCTTTATGCGATGAACCCTGCCGAACGCGACGTGTTGGTGTTCTATGCCAATTCGATCGAACACTTTTACAGCGATGCTGCACCTGCGCCCTAACTTTCTGCGTGCGCAAAGTCATAAAATTACAAAATTTACCCAAATGTGGTTGCAATATTACGTGATGGGCAATATTTCACCCTAAACCCGCCGCGATTCTGCACTGCGGCGTTTCATCTATGGTTAAGGAGGCTGGCATGGCTTTGGACACTGGCATCGCACAATACGAAGCACCCGAAAAAGACCTTTACGAAGTGGGTGAAATGCCCCCGCTGGGTTATGTTCCCAAACAGATGTACGCGTGGGCCATCCGCCGCGAACGTCACGGTGAACCTGACAGTGCTATGCTGCAAGAAGTCGTGGATGTGCCCGAGCTTGACAGTCAGGACGTGCTGGTTCTGGTGATGGCTGCGGGCATCAACTACAATGGGGTCTGGGCAGCCCTCGGCCAGCCGATCAGCCCTTTTGACGGCCACAAGCAGCCCTACCACATCGCGGGTTCCGACGCCTCTGGTATCGTCTGGGCGGTGGGTGACAAGGTTAAACGCTGGAAGGTCGGTGACGAGGTCGTGATTCACTGCAATCAGGACGATGGCGACGACGAAGAGTGCAACGGTGGTGATCCGATGTATTCGCCCAGCCAACGCATCTGGGGCTATGAAACGCCTGATGGATCATTCAGCCAGTTCACCCGCGTGCAAGCGCAACAGTTGATGCCGCGCCCCAAGCACCTGACTTGGGAAGAAAGCGCA encodes:
- a CDS encoding H-NS family nucleoid-associated regulatory protein, whose product is MNIDLKTMSHKDLEKLLVDVKAAIKNAQTRDRREARKAAEKAAAEYGFSLEELSGPASSKKAGKAKRPSEPKFANPNDPSQTWTGKGRQPKWYVEAVAGGKKPADLEI
- a CDS encoding protein meaA, which produces MTQKDRPWLIRTYAGHSTAKASNALYRSNLEKGQTGLSVAFDLPTQTGYDSDHILARGEVGKVGVPVAHLGDMRALFQDIPLEQMNTSMTINATAPWLLALYIAVAEEQGADVTGLQGTVQNDLIKEYLSRGTYICPPAPSLKMIADVAEYCYTNVPKWNPMNVCSYHLQEAGATPEQELAFALATATAVLDELKPRVPAEDFPVLVGRISFFVNAGIRFVTEMCKMRAFVDLWDEICATRYGVEDSKYRRFRYGVQVNSLGLTEQQPENNVYRILIEMLAVTLSKKARARAVQLPAWNEALGLPRPWDQQWSMRMQQILAFETDLLEFDDLFDGNPAVDAKVEELKAGARAELDNLDGMGGAIDAIDYMKAQLVQSNSDRLSRIEAGETVVVGVNKYTNSEPSPLMTEDGGIMTVDPATEADQIARLEEWRSSRDQAAVDAALAELRTAAATGENVMPASISAARAGVTTGEWAAQMRSVFGEYRGPTGVSASVSNKTEGLEDLRSAVDAVSDKLGRRLKFLVGKPGLDGHSNGAEQIAVRARDCGMDITYDGIRLTPEEIVTAALEQNAHVVGLSILSGSHVPLVEDLMERMRAADLGHIPVIVGGIIPDEDAKRLQGFGVARVYTPKDFELNTIMNDIVTLVDPKAVAAE
- a CDS encoding 1-acyl-sn-glycerol-3-phosphate acyltransferase — translated: MTQTIQLPLWLFIVIVLFAMVTALSHFLLPSVRWFFRRRLEKAVARLNTRLTRPIEPFKLARRHDMIQRLVYDPKVTQAIVEHARAEGVPEAVAFEQAKRYAREIVPSFSAFTYFSFGIRAARFLANTVYDVRTGLLNETALKNVAPDATVIFVMNHRSNMDYVLVTYLAARASALSYAVGEWARVWPLSGLIKSMGAYFIRRKSRGPLYRGVLQRYVQMATAGGATQAIFPEGGLSLTGRVMPAKLGLLTYVVEAWEESGREVVFVPVAINYDRVLEDRILISANKEGSRRFRARISVILFYIIRKGWLRLLGKHMRFGEAAVVFGQPVALSSYAPKPDIKALGVDLMRRIESEMPLSFVPLLSRVMLRASGPLTHEALQQAIHTEIRTAKTNLLVTRESIPAISLKAEKHMLLRGLITETDGLYAMNPAERDVLVFYANSIEHFYSDAAPAP